A genomic segment from Anaerobaca lacustris encodes:
- the recJ gene encoding single-stranded-DNA-specific exonuclease RecJ, which translates to MLLSARTQKNEWVVRPADDRVAPLAQSLRVSPLVAQVLVNRGITEAADGSVFLRPKLTELIRPDRMPGIEPAVRRIRQAIEAKEKITLYGDYDVDGITGVSILWELLTLLGATVDFYIPHRIDEGYGLNIDAVRSLAESGTNLLVTVDCGITALAAAALAGELGMDLIVTDHHAPEATLPEAAAIVHPVLEASYPNQDSAGAMVAYKLAWALAEEFSRGPRLEPKLREFMLNATSLAAMGTVADVVDLRGENRILTSFGLRSLPESKLCGLRALIATAGLTGQGLDSYAIGFRLAPMLNAAGRMGHARLAVELMTSTSELRAVQIAEYLKDQNVQRQQCERKIVKQACEMVTTRGLNHPDRRSIVLAAEGWHTGVLGIVASRIVDKYFRPTIMINASPGESGSAQGSARSIPGFCLLSAIKACSDHLTTFGGHTMAAGLTIQPERIEDFAADFEAYAADNLHEADVVARLHIDAMAPLRQFTREAVEQLGMLGPFGQGNPKPVFAVRGVRLASAPRRVGAKGDHLQFTIADNTGAARCVGFRMGPLEKRMLEKEFFNVAFEAQINHYNGNSNVEFIALDVQFE; encoded by the coding sequence ATGCTGCTATCGGCAAGGACGCAGAAGAATGAATGGGTGGTCCGGCCGGCCGACGACCGGGTCGCGCCGCTGGCCCAATCGCTGAGGGTCTCGCCCCTGGTGGCCCAGGTCCTCGTCAATCGGGGGATCACCGAGGCCGCCGACGGCAGCGTCTTCCTGCGTCCCAAGCTGACCGAGCTGATCCGCCCGGACCGGATGCCCGGCATCGAGCCGGCGGTCCGCCGGATTCGGCAGGCCATCGAGGCCAAAGAGAAGATCACCCTCTATGGCGACTACGACGTCGACGGCATTACAGGCGTCTCGATCCTGTGGGAGCTGCTGACGCTGCTGGGTGCGACGGTCGACTTTTACATCCCGCACCGAATCGACGAAGGCTACGGCCTCAATATCGACGCGGTGCGCTCGCTGGCCGAGTCCGGCACGAATCTGCTGGTGACGGTCGATTGCGGCATCACCGCCCTCGCGGCCGCCGCCCTGGCCGGCGAACTGGGCATGGACCTGATCGTCACCGACCACCACGCCCCCGAGGCGACACTGCCCGAGGCGGCCGCCATCGTTCATCCGGTGCTGGAGGCGTCGTATCCCAACCAGGACTCGGCCGGGGCGATGGTCGCTTACAAGCTCGCCTGGGCGCTGGCGGAGGAGTTCAGCCGGGGGCCGCGACTCGAACCGAAACTGCGCGAGTTCATGCTCAACGCCACGAGCTTGGCGGCCATGGGCACCGTCGCCGACGTGGTGGACCTTCGCGGCGAGAACCGCATCCTGACCAGTTTCGGCCTGCGGTCGCTGCCGGAGAGCAAGCTGTGCGGCCTCCGCGCCCTGATCGCCACGGCCGGGCTGACGGGGCAGGGCCTGGACAGCTATGCCATTGGGTTCCGGCTGGCGCCGATGCTCAACGCGGCCGGCCGAATGGGCCACGCCCGCCTGGCCGTCGAGTTGATGACCAGCACGAGCGAGCTGCGGGCCGTGCAGATCGCCGAGTACCTCAAAGACCAAAACGTCCAGCGGCAGCAATGCGAGCGAAAGATCGTCAAGCAGGCCTGCGAGATGGTGACGACCAGGGGGTTGAACCACCCCGATCGGCGCAGCATCGTTCTGGCGGCCGAGGGCTGGCACACCGGCGTGCTCGGCATCGTCGCCTCGCGGATCGTCGATAAGTATTTTCGGCCCACGATCATGATCAACGCCTCGCCCGGCGAGAGCGGCTCGGCCCAGGGCTCGGCCCGTTCGATCCCCGGCTTCTGCCTGCTCAGCGCGATCAAGGCGTGCTCGGACCACCTGACGACGTTCGGCGGCCACACGATGGCGGCGGGCCTGACGATCCAGCCGGAGCGGATCGAGGATTTCGCCGCCGACTTCGAGGCCTACGCCGCCGACAACCTGCACGAGGCCGACGTCGTCGCCAGGCTCCACATCGACGCCATGGCCCCGCTGAGGCAGTTCACCCGTGAGGCGGTCGAGCAACTCGGCATGCTGGGGCCGTTCGGGCAGGGCAATCCGAAGCCGGTCTTTGCGGTCAGGGGCGTGCGGCTCGCCTCGGCCCCGCGACGCGTCGGCGCCAAGGGCGACCACCTCCAGTTCACCATCGCCGACAACACCGGCGCCGCCCGCTGCGTCGGCTTCCGCATGGGCCCCCTCGAAAAGCGGATGCTCGAAAAGGAATTCTTCAACGTCGCCTTCGAGGCCCAGATCAACCACTACAACGGCAACAGCAACGTCGAATTCATCGCCCTCGACGTCCAATTCGAATAG
- a CDS encoding DUF503 domain-containing protein, with amino-acid sequence MLVGTMTAQMYMHGIGSLKEKRSIVKSVIGRLKSRYNVSVSEIEHQDNKTIAVIGIAVVGNDSQFIGQQLDAVLNFMRNDARFYLGQVDREIFS; translated from the coding sequence ATGCTGGTCGGAACGATGACCGCTCAGATGTACATGCACGGGATCGGCTCGCTCAAGGAGAAGCGCAGCATCGTCAAGAGCGTGATCGGCCGGCTCAAGAGCCGCTACAACGTCTCGGTCTCCGAGATCGAACACCAGGACAACAAGACCATCGCCGTCATCGGCATCGCCGTCGTCGGCAACGATTCGCAGTTCATCGGCCAGCAGCTCGACGCGGTTCTGAACTTCATGCGAAACGACGCCCGCTTCTACCTCGGCCAAGTCGACCGCGAAATCTTCTCGTGA
- a CDS encoding ParA family protein has translation MYTVTFYSFKGGVGRTLALANVGVELARTGRRVLLVDFDLEAPGLDTFGMLRPSEKQPGIVEYTSNFLESGVAPDVRNYVYEAHGVGREDGRLWVMPSGMSDHQYGHRLSRIDWATLYRERKGFLMMEDLKIQWEASFRPDYVLIDSRTGHTDIGGICTRQLPDSVVLFFFPNEQNLTGLKPIVAAIRAENKRWSRATGNADTDRISLHFIMSNVPDLDDEQEILAGLQDRFRQELEYDNLGCVIHRYDSLSLLRQSLFIAERPKSRLAREYRLLLDAITERNVQDRAVVVRALQSTVPAFSWRFDSSESQRLKPEDILKYHGRDGEVLYLLAMDLKQRGLHEQSEMLLNRSIELDFRSPQALLAQAEARLRTDNLERSSIWDEVWQAFQVSELSEDDLRKGIEIIRQVLPDRLDELVEAPACKALADYQWFAISNALLWSEAGLNGALALLSRYGEDQSGTVFAGETIRNQKCLALIGLGRFSEALRLFGAVRPAPELLTVHDAFNYAMAEWGANGEIPSDMFSRVIEVHKEAPSNDTPNYYQCLGIAFWAIGRSKEALESIERAQTQVTEKPTPHFSCWRYMNVNPPGFLKDCAAIRQLISGADVKPLFLQKQTRLL, from the coding sequence ATGTATACAGTGACATTTTACTCATTCAAGGGGGGGGTGGGCAGAACCCTTGCACTGGCAAATGTTGGCGTGGAGCTCGCCAGAACGGGAAGGCGGGTTCTCTTGGTTGATTTTGATTTGGAGGCACCCGGGTTAGATACGTTTGGCATGCTCAGACCGAGCGAGAAGCAGCCGGGGATCGTTGAGTATACCTCGAATTTTCTCGAGTCTGGGGTCGCACCGGACGTACGTAATTACGTGTATGAAGCTCACGGTGTTGGGCGAGAAGATGGCAGACTTTGGGTAATGCCCTCGGGTATGAGCGACCATCAGTACGGACATAGACTGAGCAGGATTGACTGGGCGACGTTGTACAGAGAGCGCAAAGGCTTTCTCATGATGGAGGATTTGAAGATTCAATGGGAGGCTTCATTTCGTCCAGACTATGTGTTGATCGACTCTAGAACAGGTCATACAGATATCGGAGGCATTTGCACTAGGCAGCTTCCGGATTCGGTTGTGTTGTTCTTTTTTCCGAACGAACAGAACTTGACCGGGCTGAAGCCAATCGTCGCGGCGATTCGCGCTGAAAACAAGCGATGGTCCAGAGCAACGGGGAATGCGGATACTGATCGCATATCTCTTCATTTCATAATGTCGAACGTGCCCGATCTCGATGATGAGCAGGAAATATTGGCCGGGCTTCAAGACAGATTCCGCCAAGAACTCGAGTATGACAACTTGGGGTGCGTTATCCATCGTTACGATAGTCTCTCTCTGCTCAGACAGTCCCTATTCATTGCAGAACGTCCGAAGAGTCGTTTGGCGAGAGAGTACAGACTATTGTTGGATGCGATTACCGAGAGGAATGTACAAGACAGAGCGGTGGTGGTCCGAGCGTTGCAGTCCACGGTCCCTGCATTCAGTTGGCGTTTCGATTCCAGTGAGAGCCAGAGATTGAAGCCCGAGGACATTCTCAAATATCATGGGCGCGATGGCGAAGTCCTGTACTTGCTTGCAATGGATCTCAAGCAACGTGGGCTGCATGAACAGTCGGAAATGTTGCTCAATCGATCGATTGAGCTGGACTTTCGCTCGCCACAGGCGCTATTGGCACAAGCGGAGGCACGCTTGCGTACAGACAACCTTGAGCGGTCGAGTATTTGGGATGAAGTCTGGCAGGCATTTCAAGTCTCAGAATTGAGCGAGGATGATCTTAGAAAAGGCATAGAGATCATCCGGCAGGTGCTTCCTGATCGGCTTGACGAGCTTGTTGAAGCGCCTGCCTGCAAAGCACTAGCTGATTACCAGTGGTTTGCCATCTCAAACGCGCTCCTTTGGTCAGAAGCTGGGCTGAATGGTGCTTTGGCCCTACTGTCGCGCTATGGAGAAGACCAAAGCGGTACGGTGTTCGCTGGAGAAACGATTCGCAACCAGAAGTGCCTAGCACTCATCGGGCTTGGCCGATTCAGCGAGGCACTACGCCTTTTTGGCGCAGTTCGCCCGGCCCCAGAACTCCTAACTGTACACGATGCGTTCAACTACGCGATGGCTGAATGGGGGGCGAACGGTGAGATTCCGAGTGATATGTTCTCGCGAGTGATAGAGGTTCACAAGGAAGCTCCCTCTAATGATACACCGAATTACTACCAGTGTCTTGGAATCGCATTTTGGGCCATTGGCAGATCGAAAGAGGCTCTGGAAAGCATAGAGCGTGCCCAGACGCAAGTAACCGAAAAACCAACACCGCACTTCAGTTGTTGGCGATACATGAATGTGAACCCTCCAGGCTTTCTCAAGGACTGTGCAGCAATCCGTCAGCTGATCAGCGGCGCTGACGTGAAACCGCTGTTCCTACAGAAACAGACCAGATTGCTGTAG
- a CDS encoding type II TA system antitoxin MqsA family protein, producing the protein MQSGSRPRREKPTTGDICPSCGHKGTGRKEEEYEFPYGSGETEVMLKANVTCVACPNCGLKLIDQAQEEACHEAVCRHLGVMSPTQIRGLREMYRLKQREFAEVTSLGEATLSRWERGLTVQNRAYDNFLYLLGFEENMRRLRERTGILVMNSEKAPEEVTFRELVVTEEVLARQEEFQLRPCLTTEN; encoded by the coding sequence ATGCAGAGCGGTTCAAGGCCCAGGCGAGAGAAGCCAACTACTGGGGACATCTGTCCGAGTTGTGGTCACAAAGGAACCGGACGGAAAGAGGAGGAATATGAGTTTCCTTACGGGAGTGGGGAAACAGAAGTGATGTTGAAGGCAAACGTGACCTGCGTTGCGTGTCCCAACTGCGGACTCAAGCTGATTGACCAAGCCCAGGAGGAGGCTTGCCATGAGGCTGTCTGCAGGCACCTTGGGGTTATGAGCCCTACACAGATTCGTGGCTTGCGTGAGATGTATCGCCTCAAGCAAAGGGAGTTCGCTGAAGTGACATCACTCGGAGAGGCAACACTGTCACGCTGGGAAAGGGGACTAACGGTCCAGAATCGAGCCTACGACAACTTCCTGTACCTCTTGGGATTCGAGGAGAACATGCGCAGATTGCGCGAGCGGACGGGCATTCTTGTCATGAATTCGGAGAAGGCACCAGAAGAGGTGACATTCCGAGAACTAGTGGTGACAGAGGAAGTGCTGGCGAGACAAGAGGAGTTTCAGCTGAGACCCTGTCTTACCACGGAGAATTAG
- a CDS encoding type II toxin-antitoxin system RelB/DinJ family antitoxin, which yields MSTTTIQVRIDEETKKQAQTVLGALHISVSEAVKLFLRQVVLQRGIPFEVKIPNELTAKTLRESEQGIDLHAASSVDELFEELES from the coding sequence ATGAGCACGACGACTATTCAGGTTCGGATTGACGAGGAGACGAAGAAGCAGGCGCAGACCGTGCTGGGGGCATTGCACATTTCTGTGTCCGAGGCGGTGAAGCTGTTTCTCCGGCAGGTCGTCCTGCAAAGGGGCATCCCTTTTGAGGTCAAGATCCCCAACGAGTTGACCGCCAAGACGCTCAGGGAGTCAGAACAGGGCATCGACCTGCACGCCGCATCCAGTGTCGACGAACTCTTCGAGGAACTGGAATCTTGA
- the purM gene encoding phosphoribosylformylglycinamidine cyclo-ligase — protein sequence MSKYVSYEQAGVNIDANDEMVERIQSSLASTFGPRVIALPGGFAGLFRLDYDEKLFKKNYKNPVLVACTDGVGSKVQLAAKARKFDTVGIDLVAMSVNDMLVIGAEPLFFLDYVALHKLEPALVAELVKGIAAGCRMADCALIGGETAEMPDTYRKGDFDLAGFAVGVVERDKTITGKKVRPGDVILGLRSSGLHSNGYTLARNICFKQARLKMNDVLDELDGTTVGETLLTPTRIYVQPIVKLLTKYKVKRVVHAMAHITGGGLVGNIPRILPKDCNAVLKKSSWPRPKIFPFLQKAGPVEEDEMFRVFNMGIGYVLIVAADFADSIGRNLQRWGEKVNRIGTVTAGSGKVVLKN from the coding sequence ATGAGTAAGTACGTCAGCTACGAGCAGGCGGGCGTCAATATCGACGCCAACGACGAGATGGTCGAGCGGATCCAGTCCAGCCTGGCCAGCACGTTCGGACCGCGCGTGATCGCCCTGCCGGGCGGATTCGCCGGGCTGTTTCGACTCGACTACGACGAGAAGCTCTTCAAGAAGAACTACAAGAACCCCGTGCTCGTCGCCTGCACCGACGGCGTCGGCAGCAAGGTCCAACTGGCAGCCAAGGCCAGAAAATTCGACACCGTCGGCATCGACCTGGTGGCCATGAGCGTCAACGACATGCTCGTGATCGGCGCCGAGCCGCTGTTCTTCCTCGACTACGTGGCCCTTCACAAGCTCGAGCCGGCGCTGGTGGCCGAGCTGGTCAAAGGGATCGCCGCCGGCTGTCGGATGGCCGACTGCGCCCTGATCGGCGGCGAGACCGCCGAGATGCCCGACACCTATCGCAAGGGCGATTTCGACCTGGCCGGCTTCGCGGTGGGCGTCGTCGAGAGGGACAAGACGATCACGGGCAAGAAGGTCCGCCCCGGCGACGTCATCCTCGGCCTGCGCTCCAGCGGCCTGCACAGCAACGGATACACGCTGGCCCGCAACATCTGCTTCAAGCAGGCCCGCCTCAAGATGAACGACGTGCTCGACGAACTCGACGGGACTACGGTCGGCGAGACCCTGCTGACGCCGACGCGGATCTACGTGCAGCCGATCGTCAAGCTGCTGACGAAATACAAGGTCAAGCGCGTCGTGCATGCGATGGCCCATATCACCGGCGGGGGCCTCGTCGGCAACATCCCGCGCATCCTGCCGAAGGACTGCAATGCGGTGCTCAAGAAGTCGAGCTGGCCGCGGCCGAAGATCTTCCCGTTCCTCCAGAAGGCCGGCCCGGTCGAAGAGGACGAGATGTTCCGCGTCTTCAACATGGGGATCGGCTACGTGCTGATCGTCGCGGCCGACTTCGCCGACTCGATCGGCCGGAACCTCCAGCGATGGGGAGAAAAGGTCAACCGGATCGGGACCGTCACCGCCGGCAGCGGCAAGGTCGTCCTGAAGAACTGA
- the purF gene encoding amidophosphoribosyltransferase: protein MSEPLSECDGNEVFPEKKEECGLFGIFGDADAVQKTYFGLHSLQHRGQEAAGIASSDGEFIQCYKGMGNVSRVFRTGSGILEKLANSMAIGHVRYSTAGSSNVENSQPMLAEYSRGQVAVAHNGNLINAGLLRDEYEAYGSIFKCTSDTEIIVHLLAKPTHQTKPDPLGHVLNHLQGAYSLLFMFADHIAAARDPYGIKPLCIGRTEQGAYVVASESCAFDAIGAEYVREVEPGEIVRLDAKGLHSRFFVRRGDITPAHCIFEHVYFSKQNSLVFGENVHVLRKKLGRQLAREYPVEADVVIPVPDSGTSAAIGYAEQSGIPFDMGFVRSHYVGRTFIAPDQRLREMAVRLKLAVIKEVVAGKRIVVVDDSIVRGTTTRGKIRTLREAGATEIHMRVSCPPIRYPCYYGIDFPTKEELLANNRDLDEIKDFLEVDSVGYLSLEGLLSCAALPADHYCTACWSGKYRIPIDIALNKFTMEHYQMTMFEDFSAAHE from the coding sequence ATGTCTGAGCCATTATCTGAGTGTGATGGGAACGAGGTCTTTCCTGAGAAAAAGGAAGAGTGCGGGTTGTTCGGCATCTTCGGCGATGCCGATGCGGTCCAGAAGACGTATTTCGGCCTGCACAGCCTCCAGCATCGGGGCCAGGAGGCGGCCGGCATCGCCAGCAGCGACGGCGAGTTCATCCAGTGCTACAAGGGCATGGGCAACGTCTCGCGGGTCTTTCGCACCGGTTCGGGAATCCTGGAGAAACTGGCGAATTCGATGGCGATCGGCCACGTGCGGTATTCGACCGCCGGCTCGTCCAACGTCGAGAACAGCCAGCCCATGCTGGCGGAGTACTCGCGGGGCCAGGTGGCGGTGGCGCACAACGGCAACCTGATCAACGCCGGACTGCTGCGCGACGAATACGAGGCGTACGGCAGCATCTTCAAGTGCACCAGCGACACGGAGATCATCGTCCATCTGCTGGCCAAGCCGACGCACCAGACCAAGCCGGACCCGCTCGGCCACGTTCTGAACCACCTCCAGGGCGCCTATTCGCTCCTGTTCATGTTCGCCGACCACATCGCCGCCGCGCGCGATCCCTACGGCATCAAACCCCTCTGCATCGGACGGACCGAGCAGGGCGCCTATGTCGTCGCCAGCGAGAGCTGCGCCTTCGATGCGATCGGCGCCGAGTACGTTCGCGAAGTCGAACCGGGCGAGATCGTCCGCCTCGATGCCAAAGGTCTCCACAGCCGGTTCTTCGTCCGGCGCGGCGACATCACGCCGGCGCACTGCATCTTCGAGCACGTCTATTTCTCCAAGCAGAACTCCCTCGTCTTCGGCGAGAACGTCCACGTGCTGCGCAAGAAGCTCGGCCGGCAGTTGGCCCGGGAGTATCCGGTCGAGGCCGATGTGGTGATTCCGGTGCCCGATTCCGGGACCTCGGCGGCGATCGGATACGCCGAGCAGAGCGGTATCCCGTTCGATATGGGTTTCGTCCGCAGCCACTACGTGGGTCGAACATTCATTGCACCCGACCAAAGATTGCGCGAGATGGCGGTCCGGCTCAAGCTCGCGGTCATCAAGGAGGTTGTCGCCGGCAAGCGCATCGTGGTCGTGGACGATTCGATCGTGCGCGGCACGACAACGCGCGGCAAGATCCGCACCCTGCGCGAGGCGGGGGCGACCGAGATCCACATGCGGGTCAGTTGCCCGCCCATCCGCTATCCCTGCTACTACGGCATCGATTTCCCCACCAAAGAAGAGCTTCTGGCGAACAACCGGGACCTGGACGAGATCAAGGACTTCCTCGAGGTTGACAGCGTGGGCTATCTGTCCCTGGAGGGTCTGCTCTCGTGTGCGGCCCTGCCGGCCGACCACTACTGCACCGCCTGCTGGAGCGGCAAGTACCGGATTCCCATCGACATCGCCCTGAACAAGTTCACGATGGAACATTACCAGATGACCATGTTCGAGGATTTTTCGGCCGCGCATGAGTAA
- a CDS encoding XTP/dITP diphosphatase → MGAEASRRTILVATTNAGKVRELRAMLGDSVGWKTLADFPGVGEVEEDGATFAENARKKATEYARATGLWTLADDSGLVVDALGGAPGVQSARFSGDAGPGADRKEIDRRNIAKLLRLLEGVPPEKRTARFVCHLCLASPERVLVETQGTVEGLIVDEPVGDNGFGYDPVFFVGTLGRTVAQLPDDEKNAISHRGNAIRRFMPLLNEVLAGSVSQDGR, encoded by the coding sequence ATGGGTGCAGAAGCAAGCAGACGGACGATTCTGGTGGCGACGACGAATGCGGGGAAGGTTCGGGAGTTGCGGGCGATGCTGGGCGATTCCGTCGGGTGGAAGACGCTGGCGGATTTTCCCGGCGTCGGCGAGGTCGAGGAGGACGGTGCGACGTTTGCGGAGAACGCCCGCAAGAAGGCGACCGAGTACGCCCGTGCGACGGGGCTCTGGACGCTGGCCGACGATTCGGGTCTGGTGGTCGATGCGCTGGGCGGTGCGCCGGGCGTCCAGTCGGCGCGGTTCTCGGGCGACGCCGGGCCGGGGGCCGACCGCAAGGAAATCGACCGGCGGAATATCGCCAAGCTCCTGAGGCTGCTGGAAGGGGTCCCGCCCGAGAAGCGGACGGCGCGATTCGTCTGCCACCTCTGTCTGGCCAGTCCCGAGCGGGTGCTCGTCGAGACGCAGGGCACGGTCGAAGGGCTCATCGTCGATGAGCCGGTCGGCGACAACGGTTTCGGCTACGACCCGGTTTTCTTCGTCGGGACCCTCGGCAGGACGGTGGCCCAACTGCCCGACGACGAGAAGAACGCCATCAGCCATCGCGGCAACGCCATCCGAAGGTTCATGCCCCTGTTGAACGAGGTCCTGGCAGGTTCGGTTTCTCAAGATGGCCGTTGA
- a CDS encoding YybH family protein, whose product MATQVDTKIAEAQIHHLMDDWARAARDKDIDGIMACYTPDIVSFDMIPPLQYVGAEAYRKDWQMGFEMCQEAGDFETRDETLAVGADVAFCHRLNRMSGTDEEGNAFDCWVRWTQCFKKVHGKWLIAHEHISVPLDMQTNQALTDLKP is encoded by the coding sequence ATGGCAACGCAAGTGGATACCAAGATCGCCGAGGCGCAGATTCATCACCTCATGGACGACTGGGCGCGGGCGGCCCGCGACAAGGACATCGACGGGATCATGGCCTGCTATACGCCCGATATCGTTTCATTCGATATGATCCCGCCGCTGCAATACGTGGGGGCCGAGGCGTACCGCAAGGACTGGCAGATGGGGTTCGAGATGTGCCAGGAGGCGGGCGACTTCGAGACGCGCGACGAGACGCTCGCGGTGGGCGCCGATGTGGCCTTCTGCCACCGGCTCAACCGGATGAGCGGGACCGATGAGGAGGGCAACGCGTTCGACTGCTGGGTGCGCTGGACGCAATGCTTCAAGAAGGTCCACGGCAAGTGGCTGATCGCCCACGAGCACATCTCCGTCCCGCTCGACATGCAGACCAACCAGGCCCTGACCGACCTGAAGCCGTAA
- a CDS encoding FKBP-type peptidyl-prolyl cis-trans isomerase → MTQADMGSKVKVHYTCKLDDGALLIDSREQEPIEFTVGQDQVLPGIEEAVKGMEAGESKTIQIPPDKAFGPRREELLQEVPRDQLPDDINPQVGQRLTVNHADGQSTTVTVAGVSESSITLDANHPLADTNLNFELELLEVG, encoded by the coding sequence ATGACGCAGGCAGACATGGGTTCGAAGGTGAAAGTCCATTACACATGTAAACTGGATGATGGGGCTCTGTTGATCGACTCGAGGGAACAGGAACCCATCGAATTCACGGTCGGGCAGGACCAGGTGCTGCCGGGGATTGAAGAGGCGGTCAAAGGAATGGAGGCCGGCGAGTCGAAGACGATTCAGATCCCGCCGGACAAGGCGTTTGGTCCCCGCCGGGAGGAATTGCTGCAGGAGGTGCCACGCGACCAACTCCCCGATGACATCAACCCGCAAGTCGGTCAGCGCCTGACCGTGAACCATGCGGACGGTCAATCCACGACCGTAACCGTTGCCGGTGTTTCGGAGTCGAGCATCACATTGGACGCGAACCATCCGTTGGCCGATACAAATCTCAATTTCGAGTTGGAATTGCTCGAAGTCGGCTGA